The Deltaproteobacteria bacterium genome has a window encoding:
- a CDS encoding TraR/DksA C4-type zinc finger protein, whose amino-acid sequence MLNEEQAKQLRGTLQDAERKLLYNAQSSLHMSMDRETDNGRDSIDQSSSEELISTALRLRDREKKLLAKIRGAIDRLTQGSIDECEECGEAIGFKRLMARPVTTLCIDCKESAEEEERRHAGSEFEEADWGEVSAEE is encoded by the coding sequence ATGCTGAACGAAGAGCAAGCCAAGCAACTGCGAGGAACCCTCCAGGACGCCGAGCGCAAGCTGCTCTACAACGCGCAGAGCAGCCTGCACATGAGCATGGACCGCGAGACCGACAACGGCCGCGACTCGATCGATCAGTCGAGCAGTGAGGAACTGATCTCGACCGCGCTGCGGCTGCGGGACCGTGAGAAGAAGCTCCTGGCCAAGATCCGCGGCGCCATCGATCGGCTGACGCAGGGAAGCATCGACGAGTGCGAGGAGTGCGGCGAGGCGATCGGCTTCAAGCGCCTGATGGCCCGGCCGGTCACCACCCTGTGCATCGACTGCAAGGAGAGCGCCGAGGAGGAGGAGCGACGTCACGCCGGCTCGGAGTTCGAGGAAGCCGATTGGGGCGAAGTCTCCGCCGAAGAGTAG
- the clpX gene encoding ATP-dependent Clp protease ATP-binding subunit ClpX: MTDIACSFCGKRRAEVRKLISGPNVYICDECVGLCNEIIEQDEAPTPRRFPRPKEIQGDLDRYVVGQNQAKRVLSVAVYNHYKRIHYRHRPGEVELAKGNILLVGPTGSGKTLLAQALARKLDVPFTIADATALTEAGYVGEDVESVIKALYRAADGEVERAAEGIVCIDEVDKLARKGSGPSITRDVSGEGVQQALLKLLEGRRATITPEGSRNRPQQELIQVDTTNILFICTGAFNGIEEIVRQRVGERGMGFGAQVDARLEDKNALRAQLRHEDLIKFGMIPEFMGRLPVVVPCDELAVDALVEILWRPKNALVRQYQRLFAMEGVRLQVSDGAMRALAQEASRRHSGARGLRAIMEEVMLDIMYELPSLEGISECVVDENTVNNRERPKLIRKKKAS; this comes from the coding sequence GTGACCGACATCGCCTGCTCCTTCTGCGGCAAGCGCCGGGCCGAGGTGCGAAAGCTCATCAGCGGCCCGAACGTCTATATCTGCGACGAGTGCGTCGGTCTCTGTAACGAGATCATCGAGCAGGACGAGGCCCCTACCCCGCGCCGCTTCCCTCGACCGAAGGAGATCCAGGGCGACCTGGACCGCTACGTCGTGGGCCAGAATCAGGCGAAGCGGGTCCTGTCGGTCGCCGTCTACAACCATTACAAGCGGATCCACTACCGACACCGACCGGGCGAGGTCGAGCTGGCCAAGGGGAACATCCTCCTCGTCGGGCCCACGGGGAGCGGCAAGACGCTCCTCGCGCAGGCGCTCGCGCGCAAGCTGGACGTGCCCTTCACCATCGCGGACGCCACGGCGCTCACCGAGGCGGGCTACGTGGGCGAGGACGTGGAGAGCGTGATCAAGGCCCTCTACCGCGCCGCCGACGGAGAGGTCGAACGCGCGGCCGAGGGGATCGTCTGCATCGACGAGGTGGACAAGCTCGCCCGCAAGGGCAGCGGCCCCTCCATCACGCGCGACGTCTCGGGCGAGGGGGTGCAGCAGGCGTTGCTCAAGCTGCTCGAGGGGCGGCGCGCGACCATCACCCCCGAGGGGTCGCGGAACCGGCCGCAGCAGGAGCTGATCCAGGTCGACACGACGAATATCCTCTTCATCTGCACCGGCGCCTTCAACGGCATCGAAGAGATCGTCCGCCAGCGGGTCGGCGAGCGGGGCATGGGTTTCGGCGCGCAGGTGGACGCGCGGCTCGAGGACAAGAACGCGCTGCGGGCCCAGCTCCGACACGAAGACCTGATCAAGTTCGGCATGATCCCGGAGTTCATGGGCCGCCTCCCCGTGGTCGTGCCCTGCGACGAGCTCGCGGTGGACGCGCTGGTCGAGATCCTCTGGCGTCCGAAGAACGCGCTCGTCCGCCAGTACCAGCGCCTCTTCGCCATGGAGGGGGTGCGCCTGCAGGTCAGCGATGGCGCGATGAGGGCCCTCGCGCAGGAGGCGTCGCGACGTCACTCGGGGGCGCGCGGCCTGCGCGCCATCATGGAGGAGGTGATGCTCGACATCATGTACGAGCTCCCCTCGCTCGAAGGGATCTCCGAGTGCGTGGTCGACGAGAACACGGTGAACAACCGCGAGCGCCCCAAGCTCATCCGCAAGAAGAAGGCCTCGTAG